The following proteins come from a genomic window of Negativicoccus succinicivorans:
- a CDS encoding ABC transporter ATP-binding protein, whose product MIELQDVTVRFDEREILRGVDLTVAAGETLVILGASGSGKSTILRVLIGLVKPTSGRVLIDGVDVTDYSERQWNEVRRHMGYVFQYSALFDSMTVGENVAFGLVRQNELSKDEIAANVRERLQLVGLAEWQDALPQQLSGGMKKRVALARALATEPKVVLYDEPTAGLDPISAATVDRLIRRAQHQYGTSGVVVTHELDSARTVADRLAFLHQGRFIADAPADTFWQSDNPLVQNFLQGKSELDEEERRP is encoded by the coding sequence ATGATTGAATTACAGGACGTGACGGTGCGCTTCGACGAACGCGAAATCCTGCGCGGCGTGGATCTGACCGTGGCGGCGGGCGAAACGCTCGTTATTTTGGGCGCATCCGGCTCGGGCAAATCGACGATTCTCCGCGTCCTCATCGGTTTGGTCAAACCGACCTCGGGACGCGTTTTGATCGACGGAGTCGATGTGACGGATTACAGCGAACGGCAGTGGAACGAAGTGCGTCGGCACATGGGCTATGTATTCCAATACTCCGCGCTGTTTGATTCGATGACCGTCGGCGAAAATGTCGCCTTCGGTCTGGTGCGGCAAAATGAATTAAGTAAAGACGAAATCGCAGCGAATGTGCGCGAACGTTTGCAACTGGTGGGACTGGCGGAGTGGCAAGATGCGTTGCCGCAGCAGTTGTCGGGCGGCATGAAAAAACGCGTCGCGTTGGCGCGCGCGCTGGCGACCGAACCGAAAGTCGTTTTATATGACGAACCGACGGCGGGGCTCGATCCGATCAGCGCGGCGACGGTCGATCGTCTGATCCGCCGCGCGCAGCATCAATACGGCACGAGCGGCGTGGTCGTTACGCATGAACTCGATTCGGCCCGAACCGTCGCCGATCGTCTCGCGTTTTTACATCAGGGGCGTTTTATTGCGGATGCTCCGGCCGATACATTTTGGCAATCGGACAATCCGCTCGTACAGAATTTTTTACAGGGCAAGAGCGAATTGGATGAGGAGGAGCGGCGTCCATGA